A part of Brassica rapa cultivar Chiifu-401-42 chromosome A05, CAAS_Brap_v3.01, whole genome shotgun sequence genomic DNA contains:
- the LOC103869098 gene encoding OVARIAN TUMOR DOMAIN-containing deubiquitinating enzyme 11 isoform X2, with protein MDERNRNTFATASGGAGGSTSASSNSSFSSSVADTEDDQTIARILAEDESLRRDGMLGKRLSHLDSIPHTPRVNNQIPDINDATLDHELLSVRLATYGLAELQMEGDGNCQFRALADQLFRNPDYHKHVRKHIVKQGGIKLLSDSFLDVIRPGEWGDHVTLQAAADRFEAKICLVTSFREQSYIEILPHNKNPLKEAWLSFWSEVHYNSLYSSGVPYSSRCSHKTIQEEALALLGLDSYVCIVYSDCVSTL; from the exons ATGGATGAACGCAATAGGAATACATTTGCAACTGCAAGTGGAGGAGCAGGGGGCAGTACAAGTGCGAGCTCCAACTCCAGTTTTAGTAGCAGTGTGGCGGATACAGAGGATGATCAGACCATTGCACGTATATTAGCTGAAGATGAGAGCTTAAGAAGAGATGGCATGCTTGGGAAGAGACTCTCTCATTTAGATTCTATCCCT CACACTCCTCGTGTTAACAATCAAATACCCGATATAAATGATGCAACATTAGACCATGAGCTGCTCTCTGTGAG GTTGGCCACATATGGTTTAGCTGAACTACAGATGGAGGGGGATGGTAATTGCCAG TTCCGAGCTCTAGCAGACCAGCTTTTCCGTAATCCAGATTACCATAAGCATGTTAGGAAGCATATCGTAAAGCAG GGAGGGATAAAATTATTATCTGATTCATTCTTGGATGTCATTAGACCGGGTGAATGGGGAGATCACGTTACTCTTCAAGCTGCTGCAGATCGT TTTGAAGCGAAGATCTGCTTAGTCACATCATTTCGGGAACAATCCTACATCGAGATACTTCCCCATAACAAGAATCCTCTTAAAG AGGCTTGGCTTAGCTTCTGGAGCGAAGTTCATTACAATTCTCTATACTCTAGTGGAG TTCCTTACTCTTCCAGATGTTCCCACAAGACAATACAGGAAGAAGCATTGGCTCTTCTAGGATTGGATTCATATGTATGTATAGTATACTCAGATTGTGTGTCAACTTTGTAA
- the LOC103869098 gene encoding OVARIAN TUMOR DOMAIN-containing deubiquitinating enzyme 11 isoform X1 yields the protein MDERNRNTFATASGGAGGSTSASSNSSFSSSVADTEDDQTIARILAEDESLRRDGMLGKRLSHLDSIPHTPRVNNQIPDINDATLDHELLSVRLATYGLAELQMEGDGNCQFRALADQLFRNPDYHKHVRKHIVKQLKRQRKLYEGYVPMKYRHYTRKMKKPGEWGDHVTLQAAADRFEAKICLVTSFREQSYIEILPHNKNPLKEAWLSFWSEVHYNSLYSSGVPYSSRCSHKTIQEEALALLGLDSYVCIVYSDCVSTL from the exons ATGGATGAACGCAATAGGAATACATTTGCAACTGCAAGTGGAGGAGCAGGGGGCAGTACAAGTGCGAGCTCCAACTCCAGTTTTAGTAGCAGTGTGGCGGATACAGAGGATGATCAGACCATTGCACGTATATTAGCTGAAGATGAGAGCTTAAGAAGAGATGGCATGCTTGGGAAGAGACTCTCTCATTTAGATTCTATCCCT CACACTCCTCGTGTTAACAATCAAATACCCGATATAAATGATGCAACATTAGACCATGAGCTGCTCTCTGTGAG GTTGGCCACATATGGTTTAGCTGAACTACAGATGGAGGGGGATGGTAATTGCCAG TTCCGAGCTCTAGCAGACCAGCTTTTCCGTAATCCAGATTACCATAAGCATGTTAGGAAGCATATCGTAAAGCAG TTGAAAAGGCAACGAAAGTTATACGAAGGATATGTACCGATGAAATACAGACACTACACCAGGAAGATGAAAAA ACCGGGTGAATGGGGAGATCACGTTACTCTTCAAGCTGCTGCAGATCGT TTTGAAGCGAAGATCTGCTTAGTCACATCATTTCGGGAACAATCCTACATCGAGATACTTCCCCATAACAAGAATCCTCTTAAAG AGGCTTGGCTTAGCTTCTGGAGCGAAGTTCATTACAATTCTCTATACTCTAGTGGAG TTCCTTACTCTTCCAGATGTTCCCACAAGACAATACAGGAAGAAGCATTGGCTCTTCTAGGATTGGATTCATATGTATGTATAGTATACTCAGATTGTGTGTCAACTTTGTAA
- the LOC103869098 gene encoding OVARIAN TUMOR DOMAIN-containing deubiquitinating enzyme 11 isoform X3: MDERNRNTFATASGGAGGSTSASSNSSFSSSVADTEDDQTIARILAEDESLRRDGMLGKRLSHLDSIPHTPRVNNQIPDINDATLDHELLSVRLATYGLAELQMEGDGNCQFRALADQLFRNPDYHKHVRKHIVKQLKRQRKLYEGYVPMKYRHYTRKMKKPGEWGDHVTLQAAADRFEAKICLVTSFREQSYIEILPHNKNPLKEAWLSFWSEVHYNSLYSSGDVPTRQYRKKHWLF, translated from the exons ATGGATGAACGCAATAGGAATACATTTGCAACTGCAAGTGGAGGAGCAGGGGGCAGTACAAGTGCGAGCTCCAACTCCAGTTTTAGTAGCAGTGTGGCGGATACAGAGGATGATCAGACCATTGCACGTATATTAGCTGAAGATGAGAGCTTAAGAAGAGATGGCATGCTTGGGAAGAGACTCTCTCATTTAGATTCTATCCCT CACACTCCTCGTGTTAACAATCAAATACCCGATATAAATGATGCAACATTAGACCATGAGCTGCTCTCTGTGAG GTTGGCCACATATGGTTTAGCTGAACTACAGATGGAGGGGGATGGTAATTGCCAG TTCCGAGCTCTAGCAGACCAGCTTTTCCGTAATCCAGATTACCATAAGCATGTTAGGAAGCATATCGTAAAGCAG TTGAAAAGGCAACGAAAGTTATACGAAGGATATGTACCGATGAAATACAGACACTACACCAGGAAGATGAAAAA ACCGGGTGAATGGGGAGATCACGTTACTCTTCAAGCTGCTGCAGATCGT TTTGAAGCGAAGATCTGCTTAGTCACATCATTTCGGGAACAATCCTACATCGAGATACTTCCCCATAACAAGAATCCTCTTAAAG AGGCTTGGCTTAGCTTCTGGAGCGAAGTTCATTACAATTCTCTATACTCTAGTGGAG ATGTTCCCACAAGACAATACAGGAAGAAGCATTGGCTCTTCTAG